From the Glutamicibacter halophytocola genome, the window TCGATATCTGGCAGAAGGCACCCATCAACAGCACCCGGTGAGACAACCGTCGCTACGACGCAAGGATCATCCCCCGCCATACGGTTTCGAAGGCAGCTTCAAGCCTTGCACGGGTTTCCGGCAGCCGGATCGCCTCGCCGCGAACCACCAGCTGATAATAGGCGACTCCCGCCAAGGTATCGAAGCATGCCTCCACGTCAAGGTCTCTGCGCAGCATGCCCCGGGACACGGCCTCGCGCAGGGCATCTTCCACTGGAATCCTGCGCCGCTTCACGTGGGACTCCCAGTACGTGCGCTGCAGTTCCCGGTCCGCCATCACCAGGCGGATGCGATGCCTGAAGCGGGATTCCGAATACATCTGGGCGGCCTGCTCCAGACTGCGGCCATACAAGGAATCGAAGATGTTTTGCCGCAGGTCACCGTCAACGTTAATAGCCGGCTGAACTACGCGGCCGATATTCAGTGCCGAAGCGATCAACAGGGTCATTGAAGGCCATCGCCGATAGATGGCCGCACGGCTCACACCGCTGAGCTCCACGAGCTTGGACACCGTGATTTCCTGTTCCGAATCAATCAGATCCAGCGCCGCGTCAAGGACCAGCTGCTCCAGCTCTTCATCGCGTGGGCGTCCTGGGCGCCGCCGGGCCTCCGTCTGCACTGCGGCCATGAGCCTCAGGCCTCCACAGCGCGTTGGTGCAGTCGTTGCACAGTGGCCTCGCTGAGTCCTGCCTTGCGCAGGGGAAGCAATGGATCACCATGGCGTTCGCGCAGCTCCCCGAGCAGCATCTCCATGGATTCTTCCATGCCGCCCCTCAGCAGAGCCGAGGTATCGGGTTGCGGCACCTCCACTCCCAGGGCTTTCCACATGGCCCCCATGATGGGACGGTTGCGCTCCATGATCGCATCCATATTCGCTCCGGTCAGCGCGTAGTCCGCTACGATGTCTTCATCGCAGGCCCCCAGTGCCAAGAGGAGCATTGCGGCGACAACGCCGGTCCTGTCTCGCCCGGCGGCGCAGTGGAAGGCCGTGGCTCCCGGCGAGTACGCGATGATATTCAATGCGGTGACGAGATGGGCCGCTGAGTTTTCAACGATGTCCAGATACATCTGCCCCATGCCAGCGTGCGTGAACCCCTCGCCTTCCTGCGGGTTTGAGCGCGAAACATCATTGATCAGGGGAAGATTATGGTAGGCCACCGGGAACTGGGCCAGCGGTCCACGCCCGGTCAGGGCCACTTCGGCCGGCGAGCGCAGGTCAATTACGGCAGACAATCCCCCCTCAACCAAGTTGTCGGCGATCTCCTGTGTCGCATAAGCGATGTCATCGGTGCGAATCACCAGATTCTTGCGAAGCGTTCCGCCTGCAATCTTGATGCCGCCGAGGTCTCTAAGATTGACTGGCGCGCTCAGTTCAAGATCAAGGATTGGGGTGCTCATGTGATTCTCCTTCGTATCAGGGCGCTGCCCTGGTCGATGATCGTGACTAGCACGATGATGCAGATGATGATGGCGGACAGGTGGCCGTAGTCGTACATGCGCATGGCGGTGGTCAGCTCCAGGCCAATGCCACCGGCGCCGACCAGTCCAAGGATGGTTGCACCACGGACGTTGCCCTCGAAAAGCAGCAGCGTGTAGGACACCAGAGGTGCGGCTGCTTGAGGCAAGATGCCATACTGGACCACTTGCCGTTTGGACGCGTCGACGGCTTGCATGGCAACCACTGGCCCTTTGTCCACGGCCTCCATTGCCTCGGCGAAGATCTTTCCGATGGATCCCACCGAGCCCAGGGTCATGGCCAGGATGCCGGCAAACGGTCCTAGTCCCACGGCCGAGACGAACATCAGGGCGAAGACCAAGTCAGGGACCGCACGGATCACATTCATGACCCAGCGCGACGGGTAGTACAACCACGATGGCGCGATATTGGAAGCCGAGCAGAAGGCCATCAGCAACGAGAAAACGACGCCCAGCACGGTACCGACGATGGCCATCTGCAGGGTTTCCAGCAACAATTCCAAGATCGTTGAGATTTTTGAAAAATCAGGTGGTATCAATCGGCCCAGGAAGTCAACCAAGTTCAACGAACCTTGGCCAAGCTTCAGGAAATCAAATCCGACGCCTCCGGCAGACCACAACAGGATCAGAAGTGCCACCGGGATGCCCAGCAGGAACCTGCCGCGAGGGATGGAGAACGCTCGTTCCAACCGTATTCTGTCGTTGGCCGAAAGCTCCGAGCCAGCCACGGAACGGGATTCAGTTTCAGTTCCCATCGTGATCACCTTGTTCATAGATCCCCGACAAGGACTCGGCGGTCAGTTGGTTGCTGGCTCCGGAGACCAGCATCTTGCCCTGGCGCAAACCGACAATGCGATCGCTGTGAGCCAGCGCCATCGGGACAACGTGCAAGCTGACCAGCACGGGGATGCCATCTTGCACGGCGATGTCGCGCAGCAATTGCAATACGGAATCTGCCAGCTTCGGATCCAGCGAGGCGACCGGTTCATCGGCCAGGATCAGGCGTGGTCGCTGCATTAGTGCCCTGGCGATGGCAACGCGTTGCTGCTGGCCACCGCTCAAGGAACGTGCCTGGTCCCTGGCTTTATGGGCAATGCCTACACGATCCAGCAATTCCATGGCGTATCTGCGATGGGCGCTGGAGAAACCGCCCACCAGATTGATCGCTCCCGCCTCATGCAGGGCTCCAGTCAGAACATTGGACAGCACGCTCAACCGCGGGATCAGGTTGAACTGCTGGAAGACCTGGCCGACCTCGGATCGCAACTGGCGCAACTCGCCTCGGCGAAGATTTAGCACATCATGTCCGGCCACCCGCACCGTTCCGGCACTGACCGGAGCGAATCCTGTCAGGCTTTTCATGAGCGTTGATTTTCCTGACCCGGATGCGCCAAGCAGGGAAACCACCTCGCCACGAAACAGGTCCAAATCAACTCCGTCCAAAACCTTGACCGGTTTCTTCGGGTCGTAGCTAACTTGCAGTCCGCGCACGCTCACCAAGGGCAACGCGCTGCGCAGTTGTGCAGTATTCAAAAGCAGCCCCGGCTCACTGCTGGGAACCGTTGTAGCGTTGGGTCTCATTTCAGGTCCTTGAGTTCAACCCCGGCGACATCGGCGATCTCGGCAAATCCGGCGTAGCCGCTTGGTTCTGGGGAATTTTCGATCTCCAGGCCGATGAAGGATGAATAGCCTGCGAGCTTTTCCTTGTTGGCCTCAGAGAAGACCTTCGGGATGGCTTCCTGCAGTGCAGTACGAGTTGGCTCATCCAATGACTGGCGGGTCAGCACACTACCCATGATTGGCATGGACGGGCTCTGACCGATGCCGCGCCACTCTCCCTCGGCAAAGGGGAACATCGGCTTGCCCATTTCTGTCAGGACGTTAGCGGTGCAAGCCGCATCAACCTGTCCTTGCTCCAAGGCGGCAAAGCTGCCTTCATGGCCACCGGCGAAAATAGCCTCATAATCTTTCCCCTGTTCCAGCCCTGCCTGGTGCAGCATGTACACCGGCATGAAGTAGCCGGAGCTGGAGGCTTGGTCCGCGAAGGCAATGGTCTTGCCGCGGAAGTCTTCCAGCTTCTGCACTGGAGAGTCCTCGAGCACGACGCAGGTGGAGACTGGCTCATCGCTGCCTTTCCATGCCAGGAGCGCATCGACTTCACCGGTGTTCACGGCCAGGGCAGAAGGGAAGCCGCTCATGATTCCCATGTCTACGTGGTCTGCTCGAATGGCTTCAACGACACTCAGATAGTCCGGGACGTCGGTGACCTCGACTTCGCGTCCAGTCTCGGCTTCAAGGAGTTCTACCAGGGCTTCGTTGGGATTGACCGCCGTTGGGTCGTCCGATACGGGAAGCGTCGCGATCTTGATCGGGGCATCGGCCGCAGTAGCAGAAGCTTGGCAACCGGTGATGGCCAGGCCTGCGAGGCCGAGCAGGCTCAGGGTGAGGAGTGCAGGGGGACGCATGGGGCGAACCTTTCATAGCGTTGCGAGTGCCCTCGATTTCGAGAACACCATTACTCAAACACCAGAAAGTGACATGGAATTACGAGACTGCCGTACTCGTTAGAAAACGCGGAATGAATGGTTGGTAACGCACCCGCCTGACGGGACTATCCGTGGGATTCAATTACCTCTGCAAGCTCTTCGAAGCCGAGGCGCCGCGCATTCTCCAGCGCGGTGCGCCCCTGCGGGTCGGTGATCTGCGGATCCGCCCCGGCCTCCAGCAGCAGCCTGGCGACTTCTTGCTGGTTCGGACCTCCGTCATTGAGCAGGACCGCTTCCTGCAGGGCGGTCCAGCCTGGATCATTAACGTGGTCCAAAGGGACTCCGGCATCGATGAGGATCTTCACGGTCTGAATATGGCCGTGCTCGCTGGCCGGGATCAGCGCCGTCCCGCCATAGCGGTTCAGGTTCTTCACGTCCGCGCCGTTCTCCAGGGTGAGCTCCAGGATCTCGTTGAATCCCTCCGCACCGGCATAGAGGAAGGCCGAATCCTCCAGGGAGTCCTTGGCATTGACGTTGCCACCGGCGGCAATCAGTTCCCGCACCAGTTCCACGTCGTTGTCCTTGGCTGCGCTGATCAGCCGCTGATCCAGTTCTTCCTGTTCTCCAGCGCCAAGACCTGATTCCGGGGCCAGCGTAGCCGTGGGTTGCACTTCGGGGACTGCCATGGAGCATCCGGCCAGAACAGCCATGCCCGAAAGCATCAGCGCTCCCATGGCCACAGCCCGTCTGACCAGACCCGGAGCCTTGATCTGCGTGGCAGTTGGCTGGCCCTGGTTCTTGTTCATGAGCACTCCTCGCTGGGGATCACCGGCACTCCGGAGATTGGCATCTTCCCATCATCCAGCACAGCCTCTGTTGCGTGCATCGGCCGATAAGCAAGGAAAACCATCCGGAAGGCGGAGCCCGAATCCCCTGGCAAGTTCTACCATGGGAAGGCATCATCACTTCGACGAAGGCTCCCGCCATCACTACAGCTACCGCTTCCCCGAAGTCCCTGCTGGCATCCCGCCGCGGCATTGATGCCGTAGTGCATCTCGGCTTTGCCGTGCTCATGGTCACCGCGCTGATCCGCTACGTCCTGCGGCACGACCCGGCCGAGAACCTATGGATCATGGTGCTCGCCGGAGTGGTTTGCGCCCTCTATCTGGTCACTGCGCTCTTGGCCAACCGCGAGCACACCCGCAGCCCATGGGTGATCGTGCTGGTGGCAACGTCCTCGGTCCTGGTGCTGCTCGCACCCAGCTTTGCCTGGTGCTCCTTCGGGCTGTTCTTCCTCTGCCGCAAGTCGCTGCAGGGGATCGCCGGATACCTGGCCGGCGGGCTGACCATCCTGGCGTCGGCATTGAGCTGGTTCATCTTCAGCGGCGGCACCGACATCGTGATGCTGCTCGGGCCGCTGGCCATTGGCGCGATGCTCACCGTGGTCTTCGCCCAGATGGAACAGGACGCGACCGAGCAGCGCAGGCTGAACGAGGAGATTTCCAGCGCGCAGCTGAAGCTCGCGGCCAGCGAGCGCCGCTCCGGAATTATCGCCGAGCGTGAACGCGTGGCCCGGGAAATCCACGACACCGTCACCCAATCC encodes:
- a CDS encoding phosphonate ABC transporter ATP-binding protein, which gives rise to MRPNATTVPSSEPGLLLNTAQLRSALPLVSVRGLQVSYDPKKPVKVLDGVDLDLFRGEVVSLLGASGSGKSTLMKSLTGFAPVSAGTVRVAGHDVLNLRRGELRQLRSEVGQVFQQFNLIPRLSVLSNVLTGALHEAGAINLVGGFSSAHRRYAMELLDRVGIAHKARDQARSLSGGQQQRVAIARALMQRPRLILADEPVASLDPKLADSVLQLLRDIAVQDGIPVLVSLHVVPMALAHSDRIVGLRQGKMLVSGASNQLTAESLSGIYEQGDHDGN
- a CDS encoding ankyrin repeat domain-containing protein, which codes for MNKNQGQPTATQIKAPGLVRRAVAMGALMLSGMAVLAGCSMAVPEVQPTATLAPESGLGAGEQEELDQRLISAAKDNDVELVRELIAAGGNVNAKDSLEDSAFLYAGAEGFNEILELTLENGADVKNLNRYGGTALIPASEHGHIQTVKILIDAGVPLDHVNDPGWTALQEAVLLNDGGPNQQEVARLLLEAGADPQITDPQGRTALENARRLGFEELAEVIESHG
- a CDS encoding sensor histidine kinase; its protein translation is MTTATASPKSLLASRRGIDAVVHLGFAVLMVTALIRYVLRHDPAENLWIMVLAGVVCALYLVTALLANREHTRSPWVIVLVATSSVLVLLAPSFAWCSFGLFFLCRKSLQGIAGYLAGGLTILASALSWFIFSGGTDIVMLLGPLAIGAMLTVVFAQMEQDATEQRRLNEEISSAQLKLAASERRSGIIAERERVAREIHDTVTQSLASSILLLEAAHRKWPAESAQDEVRQAGDLIRNNLSETRRLVHDLASPAVDTGPLPEVLRDAAAAYVPHVQLHVVGTAREVPPEVRHALLRVVQSAAANVKLHAMAEQATVTIGFLQDTVTLDIHDNGRGFNPEQTSAPSESGGYGLRAMKQRVEQLGGEFSVESTPGAGTIVAAQIPSEENIS
- the phnD gene encoding phosphate/phosphite/phosphonate ABC transporter substrate-binding protein, encoding MRPPALLTLSLLGLAGLAITGCQASATAADAPIKIATLPVSDDPTAVNPNEALVELLEAETGREVEVTDVPDYLSVVEAIRADHVDMGIMSGFPSALAVNTGEVDALLAWKGSDEPVSTCVVLEDSPVQKLEDFRGKTIAFADQASSSGYFMPVYMLHQAGLEQGKDYEAIFAGGHEGSFAALEQGQVDAACTANVLTEMGKPMFPFAEGEWRGIGQSPSMPIMGSVLTRQSLDEPTRTALQEAIPKVFSEANKEKLAGYSSFIGLEIENSPEPSGYAGFAEIADVAGVELKDLK
- the phnE gene encoding phosphonate ABC transporter, permease protein PhnE, with the translated sequence MGTETESRSVAGSELSANDRIRLERAFSIPRGRFLLGIPVALLILLWSAGGVGFDFLKLGQGSLNLVDFLGRLIPPDFSKISTILELLLETLQMAIVGTVLGVVFSLLMAFCSASNIAPSWLYYPSRWVMNVIRAVPDLVFALMFVSAVGLGPFAGILAMTLGSVGSIGKIFAEAMEAVDKGPVVAMQAVDASKRQVVQYGILPQAAAPLVSYTLLLFEGNVRGATILGLVGAGGIGLELTTAMRMYDYGHLSAIIICIIVLVTIIDQGSALIRRRIT
- a CDS encoding TetR-like C-terminal domain-containing protein; protein product: MAAVQTEARRRPGRPRDEELEQLVLDAALDLIDSEQEITVSKLVELSGVSRAAIYRRWPSMTLLIASALNIGRVVQPAINVDGDLRQNIFDSLYGRSLEQAAQMYSESRFRHRIRLVMADRELQRTYWESHVKRRRIPVEDALREAVSRGMLRRDLDVEACFDTLAGVAYYQLVVRGEAIRLPETRARLEAAFETVWRGMILAS
- a CDS encoding tyrosine-protein phosphatase, giving the protein MSTPILDLELSAPVNLRDLGGIKIAGGTLRKNLVIRTDDIAYATQEIADNLVEGGLSAVIDLRSPAEVALTGRGPLAQFPVAYHNLPLINDVSRSNPQEGEGFTHAGMGQMYLDIVENSAAHLVTALNIIAYSPGATAFHCAAGRDRTGVVAAMLLLALGACDEDIVADYALTGANMDAIMERNRPIMGAMWKALGVEVPQPDTSALLRGGMEESMEMLLGELRERHGDPLLPLRKAGLSEATVQRLHQRAVEA